The genome window cactgtataaggTTTAAGGTATACATAATGATGGATGGTTTggtttacatatattgtgaaataattactaCAATaggtttaaatttttgaaaaaataaactaatatctTAAATAGTTTCCAGGAAAAATGTGGTATTTAAAGATgccagaaacaaaataattttgaagctGTGCAGATTTCTAAGAgcactttgcaaaaaaaaaaaaaagtgaacttgCTATACCACAAAGCTACTTTCATCAAAACCATGTGGTATTGACATATGAACACATTAGTAAATCAAAAGAACAGCACAGAAATTCCAAAAGCAGATCCAAGTATGTATagaaacttaatataaaataaaaatagcttaatAGAAAGAGAATTGATTGATTTTACAAATGGTGCTGACATAATTGActatctagagaaaaaaaaagaataaagttaaacCCATACTGTACACTATAAACAAAAATTCTGgggcccgcccggtggctcaagtggttgggaAAACTTTTTCATCCAGATGAGATTGTTTTACCTCAAAATGCAAGATTGTTTCCTGATACTCGgggctcctaacaccaaaggccagccaattcaattcccacatgggccagtgagctgcgccctctacagctaagattgtggaCAACAGCTCTATCTGGAGCTGCGCTGCCCGTGAACAGCAGGGGGCTGCCGTGGGCGACTGTATGccaccatgagtggccggtggccagcgtgagtggctggcagccagcatgagcggccggcagctggtgagagctgccgtgagctgctgtaaGCCAACGACTGCCtcagtgggggtgagggggggtgaggggtgagagCAAGGCTCATACCAGCATAGactagggagctgtgtcctacacaactagactgagaaacaatggcttgaactggaagtgggatggggaggcagaagaaaggaggggggaaaaaattctgGGTGGATAgaccaaatatgaaaatataaaaatttagaataatgtttatcctttgtgtgtgagagacatttttgaacaagataaaaatttcagaagaTATAAGGTAAAAGACCAGTAGATTaccaaaaatataacaaaacaaaaactttgatATGGGAAATAATGCcataaaaaaagtcaaaagacaaataatagcaagaaAAAATTTACTAGCAATACATATGATATCTCAAGGGTTAATATcagtaatataaaaaagaaaaaaaaaagatttggggtCAAGATGGGAATGTAAATTCATGTGGTCACCACTACTCCCTCCTCTTCCAAAGACATAGCAATGACAAAgtagtttttaaacataaaaatctatAGCCAGGCAATGAGAGAATTAGTGCATGGAAGATAGTGCTAGGCCAACATCCACTGAGAAGTTGACCAAAAACACAGCACAGAGACACACTAAGGGGTGGAAAACATGTAAGATAACATGTAGAGAATAAATCAAGAAGCGCCAACATATGTCCAGTAGGAGTTTCAGAAGTAGAGAACAGAGGAAATAGCAGAGGAGCAAAATATGAGGAGAAAAagactttgtttgtttgtttagcattTAAGAGTCCTCTGAAAATATTATGTACACCAAATATCAAACAGgacaagtgaaaaataattccACACTGAAAACCCTTTTCTCTTTCAGTGAAACTGAAGagaattaaagataaagaaaatatcttgaaacCTGTTGGAAAGAAATGGTTGAGTACCTACTAAGGAATAACAAGTAGATCTTCAGAACTGAGATTAATATTCTAAGTAGTTGGGTAAAACTGCCAAACTAAGAAGTCTATATTCAGTTAAATTATGATTCACAAATGAGAGCAAAATAAGGATATTTTTGGACATGAAAAGAGTGAAAtaatgggccggcccggtggctcaggcggttagagctccatgttcctaactccgaaggctgccggttcgactcccacatgggccagtgggctctcaaccacaaggttgcctgttcaattcctcgagtcccgtaagggatggtgggctctgccccctgcaactaaaattgaacatggcactttgagctgagctgccactgagctcccggatggctcagttggttggagcacatcctctcaaccacaaggttgctggttcaattcccacaagggacggtgggctgtgccccctgcaactagaaaacggcaactggagctgagctgcgccctccacaactaagactgaaagggcaacaacttgactaagaaaaaaggcctggaagtacacactgttccccaataaagtcttgttctccttccccaattaaaaaaaaaaaaatctttttttttaaaaaaagagtgaaataattTACCACCAAGAAATTCTTGTATTTTTGCTGAAAAACCTAAAAGCTATTCTTCATTTAGAAAAGGGGGAATGACCGGGGCTGCTGCCGCCAAGTCCGGATCCAACGCTGCGTGCCACAGACGCCCGCTCACCCGCCGCGCACTCCCTGTACTAGATTCCTTTTGGTTCTAAATTCAATATGGCAACTCTCAAGGATCAGCTGATTGTGAATCTTCTTAAGGAAGAACAAAGCCCCCAGAATAAGATTACAGTCGTTGGGGTTGGTGCCGTTGGCATGGCCTGTGCCATCAGTATCTTAACGAAGGACTTGGCAGATGAGCTTGCTCTTGTTGATGTCATGGAAGATAAATTGAAGGGAGAGATGATGGATCTCCAACACGGCAGCCTTTTCCTTAGAACACCAAAGATTGTCTCCAGCAAAGATTATAATGTGACTGCAAACTCCAAGCTGGTGATTATCACGGCTGGGGCACGTCAACAAGAGGGAGAAAGCCGTCTTAATTTGGTCCAGCGTAATGTGAACATCTTTAAATTCATCATTCCTAATGTTGTGAAATACAGCCCCAACTGTAAATTGCTTATTGTTTCCAATCCAGTGGATATCTTGACCTATGTGGCTTGGAAGATTAGCGGCTTTCTCAAAAACCGTGTTATTGGAAGTGGTTGCAATCTGGATTCAGCCCGGTTCCGTTATCTCATGGGGGAAAGGCTGGGAGTTCACCCATCAAGCTGTCATGCGTGGGTCCTTGGGGAGCATGGAGACTCGAGTGTGCCTGTATGGAGTGGAGTGAATGTTGCTGGTGTCTCCCTGAAGTCTCTGCACCCTAATTTAGGCACTGATGCTGATAAGGAACAGTGGAAAGAAGTTCACAAACAGGTGGTTGACAGTGCTTATGAGGTGATCAAACTGAAAGGCTACACATCCTGGGCCATTGGACTATCCGTGGCAGACTTGGCAGAAAGTATGATGAAGAATCTTAGGCGGGTGCATCCAATTTCCACCATGATTAAGGGTCTCTATGGAATAAAAGATGACGTCTTCCTTAGTGTTCCTTGCATCTTGGGACAGAATGGAATCTCAGATGTTGTGAAGGTGACTCTGACACCTGAGGAAGAGGCCCGTTTGAAGAAGAGTGCAGATACACTTTGGGGGATCCAAAAAGAGCTGCAGTTTTAAAGTCTTCTAATGTCGTGCCACTTCACTGTCTAGGGTACAACAGAATTTTAGTTGGAGGTTGTGCATATTGTCCTTTTTATCTGATTTGTACTAAACCAGTAATATTATTAAGACAGCCTAGGAAAAACATCAATTTCCTAAAGTTAGCAATAGGAATGGTTCATAAAACCCTGCGGCTATATCCTGATGCTGGATGGTACTTATCTCGTCCTAAACTGGTTAGTGTGGAATAGTTCCACCCCTCAGAGGCACCACCACTGCCATTGTTGCACACGATGCTACAGTTGCCCTTCAAACTAGATGTGTGTTTACAGTGTTACATAACTTGGGTTCCTTTACCCTGTGTGCCTAATCCGACTTTTTTTTCTCCAGTCCCACAGCTGGAGATCCAATGTATAAATCCAAAATTGCATGTTCTAAAGGATCTTATTTTATGTACTATATGTGTCAGTGTATACTGGAGActaatgtaaaatgaaaagtctACATATTAATAATGCAGTCAACTATCCAAGTG of Rhinolophus sinicus isolate RSC01 linkage group LG05, ASM3656204v1, whole genome shotgun sequence contains these proteins:
- the LOC109439186 gene encoding L-lactate dehydrogenase A chain isoform X2, whose translation is MATLKDQLIVNLLKEEQSPQNKITVVGVGAVGMACAISILTKDLADELALVDVMEDKLKGEMMDLQHGSLFLRTPKIVSSKDYNVTANSKLVIITAGARQQEGESRLNLVQRNVNIFKFIIPNVVKYSPNCKLLIVSNPVDILTYVAWKISGFLKNRVIGSGCNLDSARFRYLMGERLGVHPSSCHAWVLGEHGDSSVPVWSGVNVAGVSLKSLHPNLGTDADKEQWKECRYTLGDPKRAAVLKSSNVVPLHCLGYNRILVGGCAYCPFYLICTKPVILLRQPRKNINFLKLAIGMVHKTLRLYPDAGWYLSRPKLVSVE
- the LOC109439186 gene encoding L-lactate dehydrogenase A chain isoform X1, whose amino-acid sequence is MATLKDQLIVNLLKEEQSPQNKITVVGVGAVGMACAISILTKDLADELALVDVMEDKLKGEMMDLQHGSLFLRTPKIVSSKDYNVTANSKLVIITAGARQQEGESRLNLVQRNVNIFKFIIPNVVKYSPNCKLLIVSNPVDILTYVAWKISGFLKNRVIGSGCNLDSARFRYLMGERLGVHPSSCHAWVLGEHGDSSVPVWSGVNVAGVSLKSLHPNLGTDADKEQWKEVHKQVVDSAYEVIKLKGYTSWAIGLSVADLAESMMKNLRRVHPISTMIKGLYGIKDDVFLSVPCILGQNGISDVVKVTLTPEEEARLKKSADTLWGIQKELQF